In the genome of Raphanus sativus cultivar WK10039 chromosome 9, ASM80110v3, whole genome shotgun sequence, the window ATTGGGTGCTTACGGTATCTGCTCTATACGAGACCAGATTTATCTTATGTTGTGGGAGTCTTAAGCCGATATATGCAGAGTCCTAGAGAGTCGCATGGAGCTGCCATGAAACAAGTCTTGCGTTATCTACAGGGAGTCTCACGTATGGTCTGTTGTTTGAGAGATCAAACGCGAAGGTACCAAAGCTTATCGGGTACAGTGATAGTTCTTGTAATGAGGATCCAGATGATGGTAAGAGTACCACTGGTCATATATTCTATCTTGGAGAGAGTCCAATATCCTAGTGTTCGCAGAAACAAGATACGGTTGCTTTGAGTTCATGTGAGGCTGAGTTCATGGCTGGGACCGAGGCCGCGAGACAAGCAATATGGCTTCAAGATGTGTTGAGTGAGATCACAGGGGAGTCAGGCGACAGAGTGATGATACAGATTGACAATCAGTCAGCGATCGCATTGACAAAAAATCCAGTCTTTCACGGGAGGAGTAAACACATACACAAGAGGTATCATTTTATAAGAGAATGCGTAGAAAACGGACAAGTGGAAGTAGAATATGTTTCTGGAGATAAGCAGAAAGCTGATATTCTTACAAAAGCTTTGGGAAAGCTTAGATTTCGAGAAATGCGAGACTACATTGGTGTGATCGATTTGACGACGAGAAACTTCAAGCTTAAAGGAGAGAATGTCGGATCAAGCTTGAATTAGCTTGAGATGCAAGCTACCTAATCCTAttgtgttttggttttaggGATTAGGAAATATGAGTTGTGTtattcctaatgagtttagaataaataaaGAGCTATATAAGGACATGCAAAGTGTGTTGCATAACTTAAGAGTTTGTGAGCTAAGAGTTTGAGTTTGAGTTAATAAGAAAGAGTTTCTTAATCGTGAGTTCTTTGATTTCGTGTTCGATCTTTTGATTCTAcaatattaaaattagtaaattgGTTATTTTGACAAAACTAAAATTCacaacaaaactaaaaattaaaaaccaaaaccaaaaactgaaaatttaaaataaacctctgaaaattcaaaactaaaatctaaaaaccaaaaaattaagATCTGTTTCAGTCGAAGATGGCTATTATAAATGATTCCTAATATATCGTACTTTTCCAAACCCAGAAATTCTAATGCGACTTCAcgttattatcttattatagTGACTAGCAATTTTGCATGCCACATATATTACCAAGTCTGAATTTACTGAAGACGCTCGTGTGAGAGATATGTGGATGAGATTCTCTGTATACCGTTTGCAGTATAGGTGAAGCTTAACCACACAAAAGAGAAAGATATGGATAATTAGATTATCCAACGAAAACCTGCCACATCAGCAACAACAGCCAATCAGAGAACAGAATCATATTTCACATTTTCAATCTGAACCAATCAAAAGCATGAGCAAATCCTACTCTCCACCTTATAGCAGCAGTTCCGTCTCTTCCTTCCCTTTCACTTAACATTTCTTGGTCTTGAAgcagagtaaaaaaaaaagcttgggCTAAAAAGATGGCGTCTTTGGGTGTGTCGGAAATGCTTGGTACGCCCCTTAACTTCAGGGCAGTGTCAAGACCGTCTGCTCCATTGGCGTCAAGTCCCGCCACGTTCAAGACAGTTGCTctgttctccaagaagaagccAGCTCCTCCTCCAAAGGCCAAGACCGTCTCTGCTGCCAACGACGAGCTCGCCAAGTGGTATGGTATGTGTCTTCTGCTTCTCTTATCTTGTTTTTTACTTCCTCTTCTTATTCCATTAATACATCAATCTTTTTGTGAATTGTATTTGCACAGGTCCTGACAGGAGAATTTTCTTGCCGGATGGTCTTTTGGACAGATCAGAAGTTCCAGAGTACTTGAACGGTGAAGTTGCTGGAGAGTAAGAAACACTTCTTCTTCATGTCTCTATATGTATGGCTTACTTTGTCTTTGGTGTTTAAGACTTTATTGGTATGAATTGCAGCTATGGCTATGACCCATTTGGACTTGGCAAGAAACCTGAGAACTTTGCTAAGTAAGCAGATTCTCTGCTCTAATATTGTTTCTTTGGTCtctatcttttaaaatataaacaatgtCATTAAGACTGGTTCTGTAATGCATGTGTTTGTTCAGATACCAAGCCTTTGAACTGATCCACGCGAGATGGGCTATGTTGGGAGCAGCTGGTTGCATCATCCCTGAAGCCTTAAACAAATATGGCGCTAACTGTGGCCCTGAAGCCGTCTGGTTTAAGGTTTGTTTTGGCTACTTCAATTTACTTAACATTCTATATAGCCAAGGAAGAATATGTGATATGATGGGATCTTATTGGAATATATCGATGCAGACTGGTGCTCTGCTTCTTGATGGAAACACATTGAGCTACTTTGGCAAGAACATCCCAATCAACCTTGTTCTCGCTGTAGTTGCTGAGGTTGTTCTCCTTGGTGGAGCTGAGTACTACCGAATCATCAATGGATTGGTACATTTCTTTAGATTTTTTGCTATTACATATTTTGACGTTCCGCATGTGTGAAAATACTGAAATTTTGAAATGCAAAAAAACTTGGG includes:
- the LOC108827854 gene encoding chlorophyll a-b binding protein CP26, chloroplastic yields the protein MASLGVSEMLGTPLNFRAVSRPSAPLASSPATFKTVALFSKKKPAPPPKAKTVSAANDELAKWYGPDRRIFLPDGLLDRSEVPEYLNGEVAGDYGYDPFGLGKKPENFAKYQAFELIHARWAMLGAAGCIIPEALNKYGANCGPEAVWFKTGALLLDGNTLSYFGKNIPINLVLAVVAEVVLLGGAEYYRIINGLDFEDKLHPGGPFDPLGLAKDPEQAALLKVKEIKNGRLAMFSMFAFFIQAYVTGEGPVENLSKHLSDPFGNNLLTVIAGTAERAPTL